A genomic segment from Colletotrichum higginsianum IMI 349063 chromosome 5, whole genome shotgun sequence encodes:
- a CDS encoding Ring finger domain-containing protein, translated as MATQYEIEHNIKPGPSTQEGTRRIDMSSFTSFLTNLTTADAPSADRHTNPHATPTPVDAAALYHLLQQQFQTLFSTAPNADNARFLSGLVEALERDIASPPTEIPGVSQEYLDSLDRVPKKSLREDEACPICAEKFLDDRYPLVVELPCHSSHRFDLECVSPWLRSKGSCPMCRKDLTKKKHQIVVPDDDEENDDPDGLYA; from the exons ATGGCAACGCAGTACGAAA TCGAGCACAACATCAAGCCCGGGCCCTCGACCCAGGAAGGGACCCGCCGCATCGACATGTCCTCCTTTACCTCCTTCCTCACAAACCTCACCACAGCCGACGCGCCCTCGGCAGACCGCCACACGAACCCACATGCGACGCCCACCCCtgttgacgccgccgctctctACCACCTCCTCCAACAGCAGTTCCAGACACTCTTCTCCACCGCCCCCAACGCCGACAACGCCCGCTTTCTGTCgggcctcgtcgaagccCTCGAGCGCGACATTGCCAGCCCTCCCACCGAGATCCCCGGCGTCTCGCAGGAGTATCTCGACTCCCTCGACCGCGTCCCCAAGAAGTCGCTccgcgaggacgaggcctgCCCCATTTGTGCCGAGAAGTTTCTCGACGACCGCTAcccgctcgtcgtcgagctgccGTGCCACAGCAGCCACCGATTCGACCTTGAGTGCGTGAGCCCCTGGCTGCGCAGCAAGGGCAGCTGTCCCATGTGCCGCAAGGACCtgaccaagaagaagcatCAGATCGTCGTGccggacgatgacgaggagaaTGACGACCCGGATGGACTGTATGCATAG